The DNA window TCATCGTTCACGAACTCAATCTGATGGTATCCGACTTCCGGCTGGTAAAACGTGTAAGGGAACTTCCTGGTCCTCAAGAAGGTGGACTCCTGGACATAAACGACTCCGTCATTCGGTTTCTTCAGCGCGGTCGCATCCTGGAGGTCGGGCCGTTGGTTCTGGTGCTCGGGAAGGACGCCCAGATACGGCAGCCTCGACGTCTCCGCGCTCGAATAGCCCCCTAATTCATACTTCTGCGGGTCGATCTGAAACTTGGACGGTTTGCCAAAAATTACGGGCCAGTTCTGCAGGTTTGCCGGCTTCTCGAAGCCCTGCAGAGCCTGCTGCTGACCAAGGCCGGCGGGGTACGCCGCGGCATTTTCCACGATCGGATGAACGAACTGATGTTGAAGAGGTTGATTCTTATAGACGTAATGAACCCGCGGAACCTCGACAGGGCTGTCCTGGAATTTCACGTAGTTACTCGGCACGTTTTCACCCTTCTTGCCCTCTTCGGACGACCCGGCGTAAGCCTCGAAGAAGTTCTGTAGACCCTGATGATTCTGGTAACGCTGATGATTCACGTGGTCCGTTCCGATCGGCTGATTGACCGGCTCGTAGACCAGCTGGACGTTCTTaaacggctgctgctgctggatGCCGGAGTCGACTTCGTTCTCGAATTTGATGTGATGGACGTTGTTGAACAGATTCGCGCTTGTCCTCGGCTCCGTGATCTCCCCTAGGTGAGTGCTCGGCGTGAACTGCCGGGAGA is part of the Megalopta genalis isolate 19385.01 unplaced genomic scaffold, iyMegGena1_principal scaffold0020, whole genome shotgun sequence genome and encodes:
- the LOC117224722 gene encoding uncharacterized protein LOC117224722, with amino-acid sequence MHFRINASTLFSLYLLLNATSAFANDRKAQQNESQDRTANLLEDFFEEAPSENEFAAESATTTVSSTSDAKPEQFKIVITEEKNISRQFTPSTHLGEITEPRTSANLFNNVHHIKFENEVDSGIQQQQPFKNVQLVYEPVNQPIGTDHVNHQRYQNHQGLQNFFEAYAGSSEEGKKGENVPSNYVKFQDSPVEVPRVHYVYKNQPLQHQFVHPIVENAAAYPAGLGQQQALQGFEKPANLQNWPVIFGKPSKFQIDPQKYELGGYSSAETSRLPYLGVLPEHQNQRPDLQDATALKKPNDGVVYVQESTFLRTRKFPYTFYQPEVGYHQIEFVNDDQMMFPDRRRVSPWRKILHLIGAFLPFGLLLAALTPSVVRVENVTQPNIVLSKWRVADLPVEHKQARIAEGHTNVCEERSICELISAGGRPGSSVLQNLLWNLATGTSSRVANENGLQDVFEAVKRKDCTKLACRR